The sequence below is a genomic window from bacterium BMS3Abin14.
GACCAGCAGGACGTAACCCGCGGCCGATACCATGGCCCCAAACTCCAGCACGTTTCCCAGAACCGGGTTCATGGCCGCCGCGCTCGGATCACCTGCCATGGTCAGCCAGACCACTCCTCCCAGCGATAAACACAGCCCGAAAACGGTGGCCCTTGACACCCTCTCACCCAGAGCAAAATTTGCGCCAAAAGCCACCATGAGGGGAAGGGATGCCGATATTACCCCCGCCTGTGAGGAGCTGGTAAATCTCAGGGCGTTAGCCTCGAAAATGAAGTACAGGCATGGTTCGAAAATAACGAAAAGGATGAGGAGTTTCCAGTCTCCGGGTCGGTAATGAAGCGGCGGAAACCTGCGTGCCAGGGGCAAAATTATAACAAGAGCCACTGCCATACGGATCCAGATCACCGTCCACGGCCCAAGGGCCGCTATGGTCACTTTCATGGCCGCGAAGGAACCGCCCCATAAAAGCATCGCGGCCAGTATGGCCGCTATGGGAAGCACTGTGCCTGTTGAATGAGTGGTCCGCAAGCCCTTCCCCTCTCCAGTGATGACAGGCCGTAAAAAGTCCATTGATGATGTTGTGGAAAATCATCAATGGTCGGTTATCACAACCGGAGAGGCGTGGAAAGGGAATTCGTGAAATTATTTGACAGTTTCGGCGTTGTCGCCCCAGATTCGTTTTAGATATTTGT
It includes:
- a CDS encoding putative DMT superfamily transporter inner membrane protein, which encodes MRTTHSTGTVLPIAAILAAMLLWGGSFAAMKVTIAALGPWTVIWIRMAVALVIILPLARRFPPLHYRPGDWKLLILFVIFEPCLYFIFEANALRFTSSSQAGVISASLPLMVAFGANFALGERVSRATVFGLCLSLGGVVWLTMAGDPSAAAMNPVLGNVLEFGAMVSAAGYVLLVKRLSEWYSPWTLTALQIVTGAVFFLPGAFPLLDGRAAAIGVGEILALLYLGAFVTLGAYGLYNFGLSRIPANHAAAFVNLIPVVAVFLGWKLLGETLNSGQIAATLCVLAGVWLSQAGWGRLTR